Proteins from one Mercurialis annua linkage group LG7, ddMerAnnu1.2, whole genome shotgun sequence genomic window:
- the LOC126655925 gene encoding uncharacterized membrane protein At3g27390-like isoform X1, which produces MLLFETKTRLIQSCCENSEAEISLKKMDLPKGFLGYFYYFLFFLPVFVFLFILGIIKGAIFTPFVLLVIAFGDTGVVIGLLPVHLVWSINCLIKTKKFGPYMKCLLILLVPVPIAIWITIGVAGSAIMGAGYGFIWPVMETFKAISMEGPMHMKFLRCFTDGTWTCVWGACTVVRDFADFSFHSYFSVMDGLLESKEDEEPIELKVIQIPGCILAAVFGILLDVPVITVIVLYKSPILLFKGWNRLIRDLIGREGPFLETVCVPFAGFWILLWPIVVLLATLAGMVSSFGFGCYAAVVAYEENSTKNGLLYAIASASIFDEYTNDLLYLQQGSCFPRPKYRKQVSPDSSLLPVKRLQEQLDGAYAGEPFIRPPIDKANTLKTAVIWDSFFKSFEEIGKELLKMEAIGISDLDAWRVSKSNTVNIGIPAYAFLECFLRSIKSNSTGFILRDDVVITSVNRPEGRVFDWLYEPIWIMKEQIRSLKLNKAEELYFYKHCLYGGDAARIESWENDGIPPEDKIKRAQLEGLSRRLQGFCLRLSRLPTSRRRFFEVVKAIEQEAKDLNNHGDGDKDIEAAK; this is translated from the exons ATGCTTCTGTTTG AAACTAAAACAAGATTAATTCAGAGTTGCTGTGAAAATTCAGAAGCAGAAATTTCCCTGAAAAAAATGGATCTTCCTAAGGGATTCTTgggatatttttattattttctgttcTTTCTTCCAGTTTTTGTGTTTCTATTCATTCTTGGAATAATCAAAG GTGCAATTTTCACTCCATTTGTGCTTCTAGTTATTGCTTTCGGAGATACAGGAGTTGTCATAGGTTTATTGCCAGTTCATCTAGTTTGGAGTATCAACTGCTTAATCAA AACAAAGAAGTTTGGTCCGTACATGAAGTGTCTCTTAATCTTACTTGTTCCGGTACCAATAGCAATATGGATTACCATTGGAGTTGCTGGAAGTGCAATTATGGGTGCTGGATATGGTTTCATTTGGCCTGTAATGGAGACATTTAAGGCTATTAGTATGGAAGGGCCAATGCACATGAAGTTTCTCAGATGCTTTACA GATGGCACCTGGACTTGTGTTTGGGGAGCGTGCACCGTTGTTCGTGATTTTGCGGATTTTTCCTTCCATTCGTACTTCTCTGTAATGGATGGGCTGCTTGAGTCGAAGGAGGACGAGGAACCCATTGAACTCAA GGTTATTCAGATTCCTGGCTGCATTCTAGCAGCAGTTTTTGGTATTCTGCTAGATGTGCCTGTTATTACTGTAATAGTTCTGTACAAATCACCTATACTACTGTTCAAGGGATGGAACCGGCTGATTCGAGATCTTATCGGGCGAGAAGGCCCATTTTTGGAAACTGTTTGTGTTCCATTTGCTGGATTTTGGATCCTGTTGTGGCCAATTGTAGTTCTGCTAGCAACTTTGGCAGGCATGGTTTCGAGCTTTGGTTTTGGCTGTTATGCTGCAGTTGTTGCTTATGAG GAAAATTCCACGAAAAACGGATTGCTATATGCGATAGCTTCTGCATCTATTTTCGACGAGTACACCAATGATTTACTTTACCTGCAACAAGGTTCCTGCTTTCCCAG ACCCAAATATCGCAAACAAGTTTCTCCAGATTCTTCACTACTTCCAGTGAAGAGACTGCAAGAACAGCTTGATGGTGCCTATGCTGGTGAACCATTCATTAGGCCTCCTATTGATAAAGCTAACACACTGAAGACTGCAGTG ATATGGGATAGCTTCTTCAAGTCATTTGAAGAAATTGGGAAAGAGCTTCTTAAGATGGAAGCCATTGGAATATCAGATTTGGATGCCTGGAGAGTCTCAAAATCAAACACTGTCAACATTGGAATTCCTGCATACGCATTTCTTGAGTGCTTCCTTCGTTCGATTAAGAGTAATTCCACCGGCTTTATTCTTC GTGATGATGTTGTGATAACAAGTGTGAATAGACCAGAGGGACGAGTTTTCGATTGGCTTTACGAGCCAATATGGATCATGAAAGAGCAAATCAGGAGTCTTAAATTGAACAAAGCAGAGGAGCTGTACTTTTATAAACACTGCTTGTATGGTGGTGATGCAGCCAGAATTGAATCTTGGGAAAATGATGGCATTCCACCCGAAGACAAGATTAAAAGAGCTCAGTTGGAGGGTTTGAGCAGAAG ATTACAAGGCTTTTGTTTGAGATTATCGAGGCTGCCGACATCGCGCCGTCGCTTCTTTGAAGTTGTAAAAGCTATTGAGCAGGAGGCAAAGGATTTAAACAATCATGGAGATGGAGATAAAGATATAGAGGCAGCTAAATAG
- the LOC126655296 gene encoding extra-large guanine nucleotide-binding protein 1, which translates to MPPDTDDGVHYSFALEYTGPPLAYALPRAVPINVSKIPVAAVVSHLSIDKLSLPVVKPLLPPPSDPGKKSNSLAKESGSEELTATVSPTSVIERAAETSHHLQDCGLSGELSSSGALDYSNGFRVLNGARSCCSTIEFSDSFDIKSRESSSRLRISNELNQDWESNESVLSIDQYPSSRVSSVKEHGCNEVNVDCKRPQIVTFVDVESDSDVCFAGEVDDDEEFDEEKEKTPRRVKREPQSKGKKGTCYRCFKGNRFTEKEVCTVCDAKYCCNCVLRAMGSMPEGRKCVSCIGYPIDESKRGSLGKCSRMLKRLLNDLEVRQVMKAEKLCEANQLPPEYVYVNGIALCHEELVILQTCPCPPKKLKPGNYWYDKVSGLWGKEGQKPSLIISAHLNVGGPIDANASNGNTQVYINGREITKVELRMLQLAGVQCAGNPHFWVNEDGSYQEEGQKNTKGYIWGKPGMKLVCSFLALPVPSKSSNFSGEQVNSNISRSVPDYLEQRTLLKILLVGYSGSGTSTIFKQAKILYKPVPFTEDERENIKLTIQSNVYGYLGILLEGRDRFEEESLAVTEKDQSSNDPSGSTSSIDGATIYSIGPRLKEFSDWLLKVMVSGNLEVIFPAATREYAPLVEELWRDPAIKATYHRRNELEMLPSVASYFLERAVDILRPDYEPSDLDILYAEGVTSSNGLACLDFSYPQSASDDKFETDDQHDSLLRYQLIRVHARGFGENCKWLEMFEDVGMVIFCVSLSDYDQYAIDGNGCSTNKMLLSMRFFESIITHPAFEQMDFLLILNKFDLFEEKVERVPLTRCEWFDDFHPMVSRHRSNKNSNSINSSPSLGQLGFHYIAVKFKRLYASLTGKKLYVSMVKGLEPDSVDASLKYAREILKWDEERPNFSLSEYSFYSTEASSYSP; encoded by the exons ATGCCACCAGACACCGACGACGGCGTTCACTACTCATTTGCTTTAGAATACACCGGCCCACCGTTGGCCTACGCGCTCCCACGCGCTGTTCCGATCAACGTTAGTAAAATCCCGGTGGCTGCAGTGGTTTCTCACCTCTCTATAGATAAACTATCTTTACCTGTAGTAAAACCGTTGTTACCACCACCCTCTGATCCAGGTAAAAAAAGTAACAGTCTTGCTAAAGAATCAGGATCTGAGGAGCTTACTGCAACGGTTTCTCCAACTTCAGTAATTGAAAGGGCTGCTGAGACTAGTCATCATCTTCAAGACTGTGGACTGTCTGGTGAGTTGAGTAGTTCAGGTGCTTTAGATTATTCTAATGGTTTTAGGGTGCTTAATGGAGCTAGAAGTTGTTGTAGTACTATAGAGTTTTCTGATAGTTTTGATATTAAGTCTAGGGAGAGTTCGTCAAGATTGAGAATTTCTAATGAGTTGAATCAAGATTGGGAGTCTAATGAGTCTGTTTTGAGCATTGATCAGTACCCGTCTTCGCGGGTTTCTAGCGTTAAGGAGCACGGATGTAATGAGGTGAATGTGGATTGTAAAAGACCCCAAATTGTTACTTTTGTTGATGTTGAATCAGATAGTGATGTTTGTTTTGCTGGTGAggttgatgatgatgaagagTTTGATGAGGAGAAGGAAAAGACTCCTCGGCGGGTTAAACGAGAGCCACAGAGTAAAGGGAAGAAAGGGACTTGCTATAGGTGTTTTAAAGGGAATAGGTTTACTGAGAAGGAAGTTTGTACTGTTTGTGATGCTAAATATTGTTGTAATTGTGTGCTTAGAGCTATGGGGTCAATGCCTGAAGGTAGGAAATGTGTTAGTTGTATTGGGTATCCTATTGATGAATCAAAACGAGGTAGTTTAGGGAAATGTTCGAGAATGCTTAAGCGTTTGTTGAATGATTTGGAAGTTAGACAGGTGATGAAGGCTGAGAAATTGTGCGAGGCTAATCAGTTGCCCCCGGAGTATGTTTATGTGAACGGGATTGCTCTTTGCCACGAGGAGTTAGTTATTCTCCAGACTTGTCCATGTCCACCGAAGAAGCTGAAACCTGGAAACTATTGGTATGATAAAGTGTCTGGTCTTTGGGGAAAG GAAGGGCAGAAGCCTTCGCTGATCATAAGCGCTCATTTGAATGTTGGTGGTCCTATTGATGCGAATGCTAGCAACGGAAACACACAAGTTTACATAAATGGCCGGGAGATAACAAAAGTAGAGCTTAGAATGTTGCAG CTAGCAGGAGTCCAGTGTGCAGGCAACCCTCATTTTTGGGTCAATGAGGATGGGTCATACCAAGAAGAGGGGCAAAAGAACACTAAAGGTTACATTTGGGGCAAG CCGGGAATGAAGCTCGTTTGCTCTTTCTTAGCACTCCCTGTTCCGTCTAAATCTTCAAATTTTTCGGGAGAACAAGTTAACAGTAATATTAGCAGAAGCGTCCCAGACTACCTTGAGCAGAGAACGCTTCTGAAGATACTTTTAGTTGGATACAGTGGCTCTGGGACCAGTACTATCTTTAAGCAG GCCAAGATTCTTTATAAACCTGTCCCTTTCACGGAGGATGAGcgggaaaatattaaattaactatCCAGAGCAATGTGTATGGTTATCTTGGTATACTCCTTGAAGGACGTGACCGGTTTGAAGAAGAAAGTTTGGCTGTAACAGAGAAAGATCAATCTTCAAATGACCCAAGTG GAAGTACCAGCAGCATTGATGGTGCAACGATTTACTCAATTGGACCAAGGCTTAAAGAATTCTCAGATTGGCTTTTGAAGGTTATGGTGTCGGGAAATTTGGAAGTAATATTTCCAGCTGCCACTCGGGAATATGCACCATTGGTTGAAGAGCTCTGGAGGGATCCGGCAATTAAGGCCACATACCACCGGAGAAATGAACTAGAAATGCTACCTAGTGTTGCTAGTTATTTCTTAGAAAGG GCTGTTGACATATTGAGACCAGATTATGAACCATCAGACTTGGATATCCTATATGCTGAGGGTGTTACTTCATCAAATGGGCTTGCTTGTTTGGACTTCTCTTATCCCCAGTCAGCATCTGATGATAAGTTCGAGACAGATGATCAACATGATTCTTTGCTCAG ATACCAACTGATCAGAGTGCATGCTCGGGGTTTTGGAGAAAACTGCAAGTGGCTTGAGATGTTTGAAGATGTTGGGATGGTCATTTTCTGTGTTTCGCTGAGTGACTACGACCAGTATGCAATTGATGGCAATGGGTGTTCGACCAACAAAATGTTGCTGAGCATGAGATTCTTTGAGAGCATCATCACCCATCCTGCCTTTGAACAAATGGATTTTCTTTTGATTCTAAACAAATTTGATCTGTTCGAGGAAAAGGTAGAGCGAGTGCCATTGACTCGGTGTGAATGGTTTGACGATTTTCATCCCATGGTCAGCCGTCATAGATCCAACAAGAACAGCAATAGTATCAATAGCAGCCCTTCACTTGGTCAGTTGGGTTTCCACTATATAGCTGTCAAGTTCAAGAGGCTTTACGCGTCCCTCACTGGAAAGAAGTTGTATGTCTCTATGGTAAAGGGGCTCGAGCCAGACAGTGTCGACGCATCTCTAAAATATGCGAGGGAGATTTTGAAATGGGACGAAGAAAGGCCTAACTTTAGCCTGAGTGAGTATTCATTTTACAGTACGGAAGCAAGCTCGTATTCCCCTTAA
- the LOC126655925 gene encoding uncharacterized membrane protein At3g27390-like isoform X2, protein MDLPKGFLGYFYYFLFFLPVFVFLFILGIIKGAIFTPFVLLVIAFGDTGVVIGLLPVHLVWSINCLIKTKKFGPYMKCLLILLVPVPIAIWITIGVAGSAIMGAGYGFIWPVMETFKAISMEGPMHMKFLRCFTDGTWTCVWGACTVVRDFADFSFHSYFSVMDGLLESKEDEEPIELKVIQIPGCILAAVFGILLDVPVITVIVLYKSPILLFKGWNRLIRDLIGREGPFLETVCVPFAGFWILLWPIVVLLATLAGMVSSFGFGCYAAVVAYEENSTKNGLLYAIASASIFDEYTNDLLYLQQGSCFPRPKYRKQVSPDSSLLPVKRLQEQLDGAYAGEPFIRPPIDKANTLKTAVIWDSFFKSFEEIGKELLKMEAIGISDLDAWRVSKSNTVNIGIPAYAFLECFLRSIKSNSTGFILRDDVVITSVNRPEGRVFDWLYEPIWIMKEQIRSLKLNKAEELYFYKHCLYGGDAARIESWENDGIPPEDKIKRAQLEGLSRRLQGFCLRLSRLPTSRRRFFEVVKAIEQEAKDLNNHGDGDKDIEAAK, encoded by the exons ATGGATCTTCCTAAGGGATTCTTgggatatttttattattttctgttcTTTCTTCCAGTTTTTGTGTTTCTATTCATTCTTGGAATAATCAAAG GTGCAATTTTCACTCCATTTGTGCTTCTAGTTATTGCTTTCGGAGATACAGGAGTTGTCATAGGTTTATTGCCAGTTCATCTAGTTTGGAGTATCAACTGCTTAATCAA AACAAAGAAGTTTGGTCCGTACATGAAGTGTCTCTTAATCTTACTTGTTCCGGTACCAATAGCAATATGGATTACCATTGGAGTTGCTGGAAGTGCAATTATGGGTGCTGGATATGGTTTCATTTGGCCTGTAATGGAGACATTTAAGGCTATTAGTATGGAAGGGCCAATGCACATGAAGTTTCTCAGATGCTTTACA GATGGCACCTGGACTTGTGTTTGGGGAGCGTGCACCGTTGTTCGTGATTTTGCGGATTTTTCCTTCCATTCGTACTTCTCTGTAATGGATGGGCTGCTTGAGTCGAAGGAGGACGAGGAACCCATTGAACTCAA GGTTATTCAGATTCCTGGCTGCATTCTAGCAGCAGTTTTTGGTATTCTGCTAGATGTGCCTGTTATTACTGTAATAGTTCTGTACAAATCACCTATACTACTGTTCAAGGGATGGAACCGGCTGATTCGAGATCTTATCGGGCGAGAAGGCCCATTTTTGGAAACTGTTTGTGTTCCATTTGCTGGATTTTGGATCCTGTTGTGGCCAATTGTAGTTCTGCTAGCAACTTTGGCAGGCATGGTTTCGAGCTTTGGTTTTGGCTGTTATGCTGCAGTTGTTGCTTATGAG GAAAATTCCACGAAAAACGGATTGCTATATGCGATAGCTTCTGCATCTATTTTCGACGAGTACACCAATGATTTACTTTACCTGCAACAAGGTTCCTGCTTTCCCAG ACCCAAATATCGCAAACAAGTTTCTCCAGATTCTTCACTACTTCCAGTGAAGAGACTGCAAGAACAGCTTGATGGTGCCTATGCTGGTGAACCATTCATTAGGCCTCCTATTGATAAAGCTAACACACTGAAGACTGCAGTG ATATGGGATAGCTTCTTCAAGTCATTTGAAGAAATTGGGAAAGAGCTTCTTAAGATGGAAGCCATTGGAATATCAGATTTGGATGCCTGGAGAGTCTCAAAATCAAACACTGTCAACATTGGAATTCCTGCATACGCATTTCTTGAGTGCTTCCTTCGTTCGATTAAGAGTAATTCCACCGGCTTTATTCTTC GTGATGATGTTGTGATAACAAGTGTGAATAGACCAGAGGGACGAGTTTTCGATTGGCTTTACGAGCCAATATGGATCATGAAAGAGCAAATCAGGAGTCTTAAATTGAACAAAGCAGAGGAGCTGTACTTTTATAAACACTGCTTGTATGGTGGTGATGCAGCCAGAATTGAATCTTGGGAAAATGATGGCATTCCACCCGAAGACAAGATTAAAAGAGCTCAGTTGGAGGGTTTGAGCAGAAG ATTACAAGGCTTTTGTTTGAGATTATCGAGGCTGCCGACATCGCGCCGTCGCTTCTTTGAAGTTGTAAAAGCTATTGAGCAGGAGGCAAAGGATTTAAACAATCATGGAGATGGAGATAAAGATATAGAGGCAGCTAAATAG
- the LOC126655927 gene encoding protein root UVB sensitive 4, whose product MQSTLNSSFSHTQLNFQTKVQNFPNSHTKPISPKTLNLTNSLRTSINCEPEEHLNDGPGPGRGPIRLPVVVRHSGRVSRYMWDGNSVKLVSVDGGATSFSGVELEDGFGKLSRVLSLGVRDFFIPKRVPENYMDYVKWKFLHRVFSSALQVLATQAMFRAIGIGYSRSLPSAAALNWVLKDGLGRLSRCIYTASLASAFDTNLKRVRFSTSVIFSLSIGLELLTPTFPQQFLLLATIANIAKQISLACYLATAPAVHRSFAIADNLGEVSAKAQIQTVCFDNLGLMLAAILNILFKNNYRLLAGVPFVIYPIFSAIDLFGIYQGLQHVHLQTLTKDRLEIILNTWIELGYVPSPAEVSKKEGIDFLRTKGKGLWPIRIGCLNTKDQIPVLSMTAMQSLSDKDYYFICVENSHRGFSKTKQRGILLSLREGAGTADIIMGLLQACYIRKALLFSSCGTVLDDFNPAGLVHEEWIKLMEDSKRSVETGISELNDQMTALSWAMKNILLSTEEQARYSFVDD is encoded by the exons ATGCAATCAACATTAAATTCATCATTCAGTCACACCCAATTGAATTTTCAAACGAAAGTTCAAAACTTTCCTAATTCTCACACAAAACCCATTTCACCTAAAACCCTAAATCTCACCAATTCACTCAGAACTTCAATCAACTGTGAACCTGAAGAACATCTAAATGATGGGCCTGGACCTGGGCGTGGGCCCATTAGACTTCCGGTGGTGGTTAGGCATTCGGGTCGAGTTTCAAGGTACATGTGGGATGGGAACAGTGTGAAGTTGGTTAGTGTTGATGGTGGTGCCACGTCATTTTCTGGTGTTGAGCTTGAGGATGGGTTTGGGAAGTTGAGTAGGGTGTTGAGTTTGGGGGTTAGGGATTTTTTTATTCCTAAGAGAGTTCCTGAGAATTATATGGATTATGTTAAATGGAAGTTCTTGCACCGGGTTTTTAGCTCTGCTTTGCAAGTTCTTGCTACTCAG GCTATGTTTCGGGCTATAGGCATTGGGTATTCTCGTTCACTTCCATCAGCAGCTGCTCTTAACTGGGTCTTGAAGGATGGACTTGGACGGTTAAGTAGGTGTATCTATACTGCTAGCCTGGCATCTGCTTTTGATACCAATTTAAAG AGAGTTAGGTTCTCGACATCCGTCATTTTCAGTTTGAGCATTGGGTTGGAGCTGCTGACCCCTACATTTCCTCAGCAGTTCTTGCTTCTTGCAACTATTGccaacattgcaaaacaaataagCCTTGCGTGCTACTTAGCTACTGCT CCTGCTGTTCATCGAAGCTTTGCAATAGCAGATAACCTTGGTGAAGTTTCTGCAAAAGCACag ATACAAACAGTGTGCTTTGATAACCTTGGCCTCATGCTTGCTGCAATTTTAAACATCCTGTTCAAGAACAATTACAG ATTGCTTGCAGGTGTGCCTTTTGTTATATATCCCATTTTTTCAGCTATAGACCTTTTTGGAATATATCAAGGGCTTCAGCATGTCCATTTACAAACACTAACTAAG GATAGGCTTGAAATAATACTGAATACATGGATCGAGTTAGGATATGTACCTTCACCTGCTGAAGTGAGTAAAAAGGAAGGAATTGATTTTCTGAGGAccaaag GCAAAGGACTATGGCCAATCAGAATAGGTTGCTTGAATACCAAGGATCAAATACCCGTGTTGTCAATGACCGCAATGCAATCTTTAAGCGACAAAGATTATTACTTTATATGTGTAGAGAACTCTCACAGAGGATTTTCAAAAACTAAGCAA CGAGGCATCCTTCTATCTTTGAGAGAGGGCGCTGGCACAGCAGATATCATTATGGGTTTGTTGCAG GCATGTTACATTCGGAAGGCCTTGCTTTTTAGTTCGTGCGGAACTGTTCTAGATGACTTTAATCCTGCCGGATTGGTTCACGAGGAGTGGATTAAATTGATGGAGGATAGCAAGCGATCAGTAGAAACCGGCATCTCTGAATTAAATGATCAAATGACTGCTCTAAGTTGGGCAATGAAGAATATATTACTGAGCACAGAAGAGCAAGCCAGATACAGTTTTGTAGATGACTGA
- the LOC126654668 gene encoding putative B3 domain-containing protein At5g66980 has translation MVNPRKNQTPSLEFFKVFLSDHSSDQLSFPPAFVMQLDGNVPENATLEDHTGKVWKIKTRSSLITEEGWKKFVDHHSLVDGDFLVFKYDMNSKFFVKVFSGNGLIKEKECSSSVVVKEETESESEEETPMRDSTSGNKRKYSDLESKQTRRPVGRPKGSRTKSRQTDGSSGESRSVVTQTTSKQRGRPRKSKAAPNYKLNNPHFDIYMTRASKYTLYIYRTVVNEHNLKLQENMELRNENGESWPVKVHFRTDGRIAINHGWSDFHKQNKVAFNDRCIFEFLPEENNIVKVIQVHIVPKQVKPRKKKLCWTKTEILKHKTAK, from the exons ATGGTAAACCCCCGCAAAAATCAGACTCCCTCCCTTGAATTCTTCAAAGTTTTTCTCTCCGACCACAGCTCCGACCAACTG AGCTTTCCACCAGCTTTTGTTATGCAGTTGGATGGAAACGTACCCGAAAATGCTACCCTCGAAGATCATACCGGAAAGGTTTGGAAAATCAAAACTAGAAGTAGTTTGATAACTGAAGAAGGTTGGAAAAAATTTGTAGATCATCACTCTTTAGTTGATGGGGACTTCCTTGTTTTCAAGTATGATATGAACTCCAAATTTTTCGTTAAAGTATTTTCCGGAAATGGATTGATAAAGGAAAAGGAGTGTAGTAGTAGCGTCGTTGTGAAGGAGGAAACGGAATCCGAATCTGAAGAAGAAACGCCTATGCGAGATTCTACTAGTGGTAACAAGAGAAAATATTCTGATTTGGAGTCTAAACAAACTCGCAGACCAGTTG GTAGACCTAAAGGAAGTCGAACTAAATCGAGACAAACTGACGGTTCATCCGGAGAAAGTAGATCAGTTGTCACACAGACCACGTCAAAGCAACGTGGACGACCCAGGAAAAGTAAAGCAGCACCCAATTATAAGCTCAATAATCCACATTTTGACATATATATGACCCGAGCATCAAAATATACTCTG TATATTTATAGAACAGTGGTGAACGAACACAACCTCAAATTGCAGGAAAATATGGAACTTCGCAATGAGAATGGCGAGTCATGGCCTGTAAAAGTTCACTTTAGAACTGATGGTCGCATTGCAATTAACCATGGATGGTCTGATTTTCACAAGCAGAACAAAGTGGCATTCAATGACAGATGCATTTTTGAATTTCTCCCTGAAGAAAATAACATAGTCAAAGTAATTCAGGTGCACATTGTTCCAAAACAGGTGAAGCCCCGTAAAAAAAAGCTATGTTGGACGAAAACGGAAATACTGAAACACAAAAcggcaaaataa
- the LOC126655024 gene encoding protein JINGUBANG-like: MAILFIIICLISIIVLTEFPLHSHVRILDAIFSLFYCCSSLILCKLNRNLKSLMKGLSPSRPQGETKPPPGHGHRGHRIKTSNGDSNSMYQSIGSSGQDYNFLNFDSGSSVNDQVTSPLTKSPWSSQTNLDEYDKDEKINQDFSPNVLMGSLVREEGHIYSLSANKELLYTGSDSKNIRVWKNQKEYSGFKSNSGLVKAIVITENGIFTGHQDGKIRLWKISTKNQTVYRRVGSLPKFTDYLKSSIKPSNYIEVRRNKNAVWIKHFDAISCLSLSEDKLLLYSASWDKTFKVWRISDWKCLESVVAHDDALNSLVNGLDNLVFTGSADGTVKVWRRETQGKGTKHYFSQTLLKQDSAVTALTINPESTIIYSGSSDGIVNYWEKNRQLAHGGILKGHKLAVLCLATASSLVFSGSADMGICVWRRLGGDHIWLSLLTGHTGPVKCLATEKGPESEAGEARWTLYSGSLDKSVKMWRVSENAPPMVWNGCASSMPVSIPSF, from the coding sequence ATGGCTATTCTGTTCATCATAATTTGCTTAATTTCTATTATAGTTCTCACCGAATTTCCTCTCCATTCCCACGTCCGAATTCTAGATGCAATCTTCAGTTTATTCTATTGCTGTTCTTCTCTGATATTGTGTAAACTCAACCGGAATCTCAAGTCATTAATGAAGGGCTTGTCGCCGTCTCGACCGCAAGGCGAGACCAAACCGCCGCCCGGACACGGCCATCGAGGCCATAGAATCAAAACCTCCAATGGAGATAGTAATAGTATGTATCAAAGTATTGGAAGTAGCGGGCAAGATTATAATTTCTTGAACTTTGACTCGGGATCTTCTGTTAATGATCAAGTTACGTCCCCGTTGACTAAATCTCCATGGTCGTCTCAGACAAATCTTGATGAGTATGATAAAGATGAGAAAATTAATCAAGATTTTTCACCTAATGTACTTATGGGTTCGTTAGTGCGTGAAGAAGGGCATATTTATTCATTGTCAGCAAATAAGGAGCTTCTGTATACCGGTTCGGACAGCAAGAATATTCGTGTCTGGAAGAATCAGAAGGAGTATTCCGGGTTTAAATCGAACAGCGGGTTAGTTAAAGCGATTGTAATAACCGAAAACGGGATATTCACCGGTCATCAGGATGGTAAAATCAGACTATGGAAAATTTCGACCAAGAACCAAACCGTTTATAGACGAGTTGGTAGTTTACCGAAGTTTACGGATTACTTAAAAAGCTCGATCAAACCGAGTAATTACATAGAAGTTCGACGAAACAAAAACGCGGTTTGGATTAAACATTTCGACGCTATTTCGTGTCTGAGTTTAAGCGAGGATAAATTGCTTCTTTACTCTGCTTCGTGGGATAAAACGTTTAAAGTGTGGAGAATTTCGGATTGGAAATGTCTCGAATCGGTCGTTGCTCATGACGATGCATTGAATTCGCTTGTGAACGGATTGGATAATTTGGTTTTTACGGGCTCTGCGGACGGGACGGTTAAGGTTTGGAGAAGAGAGACGCAAGGAAAAGGAACGAAACATTATTTTTCTCAAACATTGTTGAAACAAGATAGTGCCGTTACGGCATTGACGATTAATCCTGAATCGACGATTATTTATAGTGGCTCGTCCGACGGGATTGTTAATTATTGGGAAAAGAATCGGCAATTAGCGCACGGGGGTATTCTAAAAGGGCATAAGCTGGCGGTTCTTTGTTTAGCAACAGCGTCGAGTCTTGTGTTTAGTGGCTCGGCCGATATGGGAATATGCGTGTGGAGAAGACTAGGCGGCGATCATATATGGTTGTCGTTGTTAACGGGGCATACGGGGCCGGTTAAGTGTTTGGCGACGGAGAAAGGTCCGGAATCAGAGGCTGGTGAGGCGCGGTGGACTTTGTATAGTGGTAGTCTTGATAAGTCGGTGAAAATGTGGCGCGTGTCTGAGAATGCCCCGCCGATGGTTTGGAACGGGTGTGCTAGTTCTATGCCCGTGTCGATACCGTCGTTCTGA